A segment of the Chryseobacterium scophthalmum genome:
ACCTAAAAGGAAAATTTTAATCTGAAATCTCGCTTGTTCTTTTTTTATCAAACTCGGATTTTCATAAATTCCTTTGATGATTTTGATAGCATTTAAACCTTGTTCAAAATCTTCTTGAGATAAAATAGTACAGTTAAGCTGGGTTGAAAGGTTTACATTATAAGTACTCAACTCGTTTTTCAAAATATCTGAACAGAATAATATTTCTTCGAACAAAATGATTTTTCCTTTTAAATCTTCACTTATATCTGAAATAAAATGAACCTGCTCAGGAAATAGTACAGAAATTTTCCCTGCCTTTAGAGAATGAATTTTATCTTCAATATGAACCTGAAGTTTTCCATTTTCTATAACAATAATAAAGAAATGGTCTTTTTTGTGAGGTTTAAAATATTGGTTTAAATTTTCCTCATTCAAATCAAAAACACGGAATGAAAGATTTTTATCTTCAAGTTTTTGGATGTTTTTTTTGATCTCCAGTTTCTTCATTGTTCCCATTCTTAAGCTTTGTTTTAAAACGAAGCGGCAAATTTAGACTAAAACAGGATGAAATTCCAAAACACAATGTCTTTAGAAAAGCTGTTGTCAATTTTTATCACGGAATAATTTAAAATAAAAAAACTTTAAACCTTATTTAACCGCAAAAGAATCAAAAGAAATGATTGAGGAAAG
Coding sequences within it:
- a CDS encoding AraC family transcriptional regulator, with the protein product MKKLEIKKNIQKLEDKNLSFRVFDLNEENLNQYFKPHKKDHFFIIVIENGKLQVHIEDKIHSLKAGKISVLFPEQVHFISDISEDLKGKIILFEEILFCSDILKNELSTYNVNLSTQLNCTILSQEDFEQGLNAIKIIKGIYENPSLIKKEQARFQIKIFLLGLIESVHGLHPILNNDSVDKPIYVRFKKLLNEHYKQYRTVQYYAEELAITTKKLNSITKKHCGETAIQAIHNRILMEIKRQLMFSDLSHKEIAFDLGFNSPSALNKFVKAKLKETPTELQQELAQMYNV